A segment of the Vanessa cardui chromosome 22, ilVanCard2.1, whole genome shotgun sequence genome:
CTTTTTGTAAATCAATTGAAAAAACGGCCCAAGCAATTTTCATACTATCTCTCGTACTCTCGCTCACACACAGAACCATAACCAACATGCTTCAGAttctattttaaagaaatattgttttattctttacatcaccaatgctcTTCTAACTTTACAGGCTAAGATGTTACACCACATAGCAcacatattattacttaaattgttAACACGGCTATTCATATATTACAGGCGCATCCTAAATACTCATTCGATTACTCAGTCAAAGACCCGCACACCGGTGACGACAAGGAACACTGGGAGACCAGAGATGGTGACAAAGTTAAAGGTAAGAATACGGATTCATTATATACCCTACTGTCGTTGAGTTTATTCCAATAATTTTTCAGACTGGATAAAAATCTCAAACAAATATTTCTTCCTTTGAGTGTGATAactttctttgaaataaaaaaaggaataccAGCTTTAATTGAAGTTCACggtattcttattattttttattcatttaaattaagtttgtcTTGTCTTGTGGACGATATAAGGCCAGGGTGCAGTTCAGAAACTAAAGGCGTCTTGTAATTCGTTGAGGATGGGCCTTTCACACTAATCCTTCATCCATTTTACctttactgagtttcttctaaGTTCTTCTCTTTAGAATCTTCATTCCAtgccatttttttaatactatttttggtACATGAATTTTTGAAGAGAGAAATAATACATTGACTTCATCCAGGCTCATACACGGTCGTCGAAACTGACGGAACAAAACGTATAGTGGAATACGAGGCAGACGATAAGAACGGGTTCAATGCTATCGTCCACAAAATTGGCACGCCACACAAAGAGCACGAGGAATACATTGCCAAACCTAATTACGAAGAATACAAAATCCAGCAGGAATACGAGGAATACAAACCGAAACCAGTATACGAGGGTTACTCTCATGACGATTACCAACAATTAGACGGTGGCTTTGTGCCAATCGTTGGTAATTATGAACACTAAATACAAACGCAATATTTGGCACGTTGTCTTCGATAAATAGAAATTACTAAACTTTgcaatatatatacttaagatTTTCCAAGTACAGTctttataaataccaaataatgtaatattacaaaggcttcaagaaaataaattaattatatgtattgcaAAGTTTTATCGAAACGAATTTTCTCCGATTGAATTttactattgaaaaaaattgcacctaagaatatttagtatatttgtatTCAGTATTACGATTTGATTTGTTAACTAGTTTTTAAGACGTTCCGACTGATTGCTTATTTGAAATTACCTGACTCTACCCACATTCGATATTATTTCGTGATCATGTTTAGTTGTCTTCAAAATAATGTTTGGTACACCAGGTACCCAACAATTCAACatagatcatttatatatctagatataagACCACACAGACGTCAAAATACAAGATTTTTTGGcttaggttatatatattattatgttatatcacTGTGTGCGTCACATCTACGCTTGGTACTCGTGCAACGTCATAAAACTTTGTTAGTGTGCGTGTATCTAGTGCTCAACGATTGGCCATTATTCAACTTTGACAGTCTATctagatacataaataatcaaatccTTAGATACTTAAATTCACAACCAATAATTTTCTCAATCACTTGAAATATAAATCGAGTGTTGCACAATAACTTTAGTTCTGATATATAACCTGTCTTACCTATAAATTAGTCTAGCGTGGTTTCAGTCAAACACTGATATATCTCATTCTAACATCAAAGATTTCTCATTCGAAAGAAAGAGACATAGCATTGTTTGATTAATTACACTCTAGACAAATTTATAGGGAAAAATGTTGATACTATTCTGTAATAAGCTTAACTATTCTTGGCCAGTGTACTTTGTAAGTAGACTCAATGTGTGCTTGGATTTGAGTAATGCTTTTGAAGTGCTATTTATTAGATATGCTTTGAGCATTTAAGAATgctgttattgttttctttgaTTTTATGAGACTGTATcgtgttaaaatttttagtaataagAATTGTACAAAACCTTGCGATtgaataaatcttttttatatcgttttaactggtgtttattatttattttttatctatggtgataaaaataaaaacaaatttacggATGGGCCGATGTTCATTGTACATTCTATTTAAACGAATttctttcttttgttatttttttttattttcaaatattcagCCTGATCTCGTATTGTGTTTAATCCACATTCGGACCATCTCTACTAACTATGATATAAGATATAATTCAAAGAATGcaaatttaatttcacttgATGAAAGGACTTCAGAGGAACtctctgggtagataccacacACTACtcaaatattctaccatcaaagagcaactatattattgttgtgttttcaTAAGCTTCcgaggtcggtggcgcattagTAACGTTAgaaatgttcaatatttttcaatatgcCAGTGACTGTATAGGGCGTGGttaccactttccatcaggttgACCTTTCTTTtgtctttactttactttgtggAAGACATTAGTGGCAGAgtcttcttaatatttattataaataggtgtTCCAAATGGATCAAATTTTGGTCCATATCTATTTAAAGTCTTGAATGTGAATGGAAATAGAGGAAGGATGAAACGATGGATGAATTGTGTGAAAAAATTGGCtaaaaagaatgttacttgtgagataacGACAGAgagggaagtatggaagaagtgATGACCCCAAGTAAATAAGGATAAAGGTAGGAAGACGATGATGAGCTATTTTTGGTATTAGTGGTTGGTAGGACTTTTCGATAATGTTGATGAAGTAAGCTTAATActgataaataataagttaactTTTAGAAATAACAGAGTTTTAAATGACATAAGGTAAAAATTTGAACTTGATTTAACTGATGGTATTTCAATGTAATCGATAAAAcagtgtttttaaaaattaatttagactgttaaacttttaattaacaaaatattactgAAGAGACCAAAACTAATAGTGTAAACATTTGTGTGATTTCATTTCGTATTGTAAGCTGCTTTTGCCATTTTTCCTTTTTgagggttttattttaattttttatttaaaaaaggggTATTTTATCACTTTTCAGATCTTCAGTGTCAAAGTCGTTaaagtattatacattttaaatagagatatttaattatttatcaaatggggggataatattttttttctgtcgtCAAAAATGTTGTTTATCTAATATAATCTAAGCTCAAGTTATAAGGATTGTATCCTAGTGCTTCGCTTAGATCGTCTTGGTAATGGCAGACAATCTCAAATTGCCAATCTTATTAAAAGACGGTTTGCTCATAACCATAGAGACGTACAGGTAACATTTGGTACTATTCAGTTTTATCTTGAATCaattgctttatttatatatgaattttcgttataaaaaaaacaggtTATACTTGATGGTTGGATAGATACagttcaattaaataaactagtaGCCTAGTTATTGCATTGGAagatagtatttttgtattatttcattcGCATAGCCCGAATGGGCAAAATCGGGATGGAATCAAGCGGAGGAACCAATCAACCAGAGAAAACAATCAATCGGTTCTAGAGCTGAGAATTTCCCTATCCCTAGCAGGCTGGTAGAGATATATAGCATTAAAACTACGCAAACCCTCGGGTTATATCCCTATAACAGAACAATCAGTCTATGAAATCCATTACCGGCGAAACACCTACAAGACTGCGTGTGTCAgatgttacttggtggtagggctctgtgcaagcccgtctgggtaggtaccacccactcatcagttattctaccgccaaataacaatactcggtatcgttgtgttccggtctgaagggtaagtgagccagtgtaactacaggcacaagggacataacatcttagttcccaaggttggtggcgcattgacgatttaagtaatacttaatatttcttacagcgtcattgtctatgggcgatgatgaccacttatcaggtggcccatatgctcgtccgccaaactataccttaaaaaaaaaaaataagagcaATATGCGGTACAATAAGCGGCACCGACCTCTGCGCGAGCGCCAGCTTGAGGCGGTCGTTCTCGTAGCGCATGAGCTGCTCGGCGCTGTCGGACGCgtcggcgggcgcggcggcgggcgcggcgcgcggcgcgcggcCCACCGTCGCGTAGCCGCCCTGCGACACCGTCTACGACACCACCGCTACGCTCAACCACCAGTCCGTCACGAGGACCATGGTTACGCCATCTTGTTTATTTACACTTGGACGGCGCTCTCATGAAGCATTTCATGGTTACATTCAATGATATAACgcttaatatttacaattgtttaatatttacttttaatattgtcaaatatttttttgtttttcttattgtgttaaaatatttgagtgcattatatgttttatcaatcggtggaaacttcgctggataatgtgatatctaaactgtattatgtaatttgattatattttatatctgtttgtttcccaaatattaaataaataaataaataaataaataagattccTCACCACGTATGCGACAAATCGCTAATTTCcgacaataaataaacaagatgGCACACCATGCGTCATCAGATATACTATTTGATGGAACAATCACTTACAGCATTTGAGTTGCATTAATAAGTTATACAGTATCCCCCTAATATTCTCGAACTTTCACGTATTACAGGCAGTCCTCGACTTACATTATTTCCGTTTACGTCGTTTCAAGTTCCGTTAATCAATTTTTTGACACAAAAAAGAGCAATCTAATATGtctcgacttacgtcgtttcgatTTACGTTGCGTATTTCGAGAATCTTACATACCATAAGTACAAGGACTGCCTGTACTAGCTAGTCTTCACAAGTGGATAGGACTACTCCCTGTTAAATaacgttatattattacatatatcgaAACCAAAATCACAGTTTTTCAACGAATTTCGTCTCAAAACGACTTCAGCTAGCTTAACTATTAAGTAAATGTAGTCATCCACCTAATAATTACTTAagtaacaacaaataaaataaaaattctgagCAATGTAAACTAGTGTAGTGTAAGAAATTGTATTTTGATTATATCTCACCTGCAGGGTAGATGATACGGAGTGGGCGCGCTGGTGTACCATCATTTCGTCATTTTCCACTTTAGgctgaaacaaaaaacaaaattgaaaactCGTAAGGTACAAATTTGCTACCGGCTTACCTTTAACGtgcttgttattattttttttccttggAAGTGTCTTGCAAGGTTATATATTGGGccctattttaattttcatatatataaatgatatttttttgtattataacttaagcatacaatttattttatagatgaaaGATTCGTTTAAGTTATCAATAatcaatatatcatataaaataaaagtggaaTCGAGGAATACAATAGAGTTAAGATCTTAACGATCTTAATCATTCCTGTTTTTAATCACTAATCTTACATAACTTCAACTCtttataaaacgtataaaattataataatgcaacctacaaaatgaaatttttgcGATACATATTCAACAATGCATACATCTTTCCAGCGATATTTCGTACCTTTACTTACAAGTGTCCCCACAGGGTTCAATATTAGATCTTACGTTATTATTCGTATATATcaatgatgttttcttttagtagtattataaaaatttagttcTACTTCTAAAAAAGATCAAATACAGcgttatatcattttattatgcgAGAGGAAATACAATTAAAGATCTTTCAAACTACGTCAAAATATAAACCACGCTAGGCCagccaaaataaaaatcatatccaAAGCTGATTCACAACTGAATTTTGAACCTACCCTTCGGGTATCGCGGCCAAGTTGCTCCGCCAATACTGGAACTGGGAACTGTAATAAGAGCACGCGGAAGAAACACGCCATAATAATTCAtccttttttttagttaaaaattgTTTTCGTTCACCAAAAACTTTTCCTAACttttgaatacatttaataataaaacacaacctacatattttatttatacagcgCGCTCACATTTATCAAATGCCTCAACAAAGTTCAAAGGGAGTGTTTGAGTGGTTGGTTTACAAACCTGTGCCGGTGAAAGTGCCGGAGGTTCCTCCCCGGTGGTGGCACGCGCTGCCAGTAGCGGGCTGGCAGTCGCCGATGCTACGGGCGTCGCAGCTCCAGAACCGTTTGTAGTTTTCGCTGTTGCTCCACATTGCTGCGCCTGTATTGCCTCCTTCACCTCTTGGAATTTCTCTATGAACTGTGAAATAGAGATAAATCTCATGAAAAAATGAGGATCACggctaataaataaatcgttttcttatttatttggaGAAGAGGACACATAGCAGACTCCTCTCAGtcttaagatttaaaaatgtgAATGTGTGAGTGAAATGTGAAAAGTTTATTTGTTGGCaaaaatttctttttatgtaataggttggcggacagtCAAATAGAATACCTTATGATACCTGGTCACCACCGCAAAATAGACATTAGTGTATAAGAAATAATGCCATTTTTAACATCACATCAATGATCCACAAAACCCTGAGATCTAAGATGATATGTGCCTTGTGCCAGTGataatggctcactcacccttcaaaccagaatacaacaatactaagtatgaTAGATCATCTGACTAGAGGGTAGTAGGTAGTATCTACACAAATAATTCTTGTTCCCAGAATAATTAGGGATTAACTTCTATTAAAGATTGGTTTTGACCAAGCAGTCGACAAATTTACCTTTCCCAATTCAGCTTCCGAAGCAAATCCTAGTCCATACACGGTGTTCGCCCGGACATCGCTCCACTGACCGAACTTCTGCGAAGTCTTAGTGAATGTCATGTTGGCTGTAATCGTACTGTTGATAACCGCCTGaaacaaattaatgaaaaatataaattttctgcTGTCTAATGTGCAAGACATATGCTTATATCGTGTGAATGTACTACACGGTCCTTCCGTTTTGTCAAGTCCGTACATTTTGTCAAGGGcactttttatttagtattaccCTTCTCGGCTATGACTGCAGAGTAAAATGAAAATCtacttaattttaaacgtttttgaAGGACAAACCTAGAGCACACACTAGATTTTTTCACAATCAATCAAGATTAATAGTATAGAAGAGCATAACGGACaaccatttatttttctttatcaaGAAGAATAGAAGACTACACTTGTCAATAGAGTATTAGTAAAAAAGGTATGGTCATCATTAACCGTGAGCtaagatgggccagtggttagaacgcgtgcatcttaaccgatgattttgggttcaaacccaggcaagcaccacattatatatgtgcttaatttgtgtttataattcatctcgaggtcggcggtgaaggaaaacatcgtgagtaaacctccatgtgtctaattacatcgaaattctgccacatgtgcattccaccaatcttcattggaacagcgtggtggaatatgttccaaatcctcttattggaagaggaggccttaacccaccaatgggaaatttacaggctattacttttacttttttacatcattaactaacctaacctaattaattgtattttctgCATtgttcaaaagtatttttactcATAAAAACAGCTTTCATCAAcaatcaaacaaaacaaaaacagaatattcatttttttttaactcggCAGGTGACACGCTTGAAGATACAATCATTATTAACGATATCGTTCGTAGCTGGTAACATTAGAAACAAATTAACTCGTGTCCAAAAACAATAGCTGGAGATAAGAAACATACCAATACACTACCAAACGTGGGAACATAATTAGTTACCGCAACGACTAAGCGTGCCACTATTGCGAAGAATAATATTTGCTAACTGTCATATATCGTGAGTCCCTAAAGTGATTTCCCAGAACTTAAGGGTGATTATATACACGTAATAAAACCAAACACAAGCGTAACGCACATAGTGCatttgtatgtgtgcgtgtaaGTGCGgaatatttttgataagaatttattaaaaagtttcctTTATCAAAGATTATTACACTATATTTAAGTTTATCTGTTTCTTTGTCTTAACTGTTTTAACCGTGTTtagattttatcttttaattcgTAGTTTGTATTGTTCTTAGTTTTCAAACTTTGATTTATCTTTTTACAAAAACTTGCTTGATTATTGTACTCCTTCTATCTTGATTTTTGAGTTGTTGTTAGACAAaactttttacttaataaagttGAAGTGATAACTTCTATTTGATTTCGTGCTAGAGGACAGCGGAAGAACAGttgtatgatatttttatttatatagattagaCATTGGAGAAATATTTCTTACCGCAGATTCTTCTTTAATATACTCAAtatcattttacttggtggtagggctttgtgcaagcccgcctgggtaggtaccacccactcatcagatattctaccgctaaacaacaatacgcagtattgttgtgttccggtttgaagggtgagtgagccagtgtaactacaggcacaagggacatagcatcttagttcccaagtttggtggcacattgacgatgtaaggaatagttaatatttcttacagcgtcattgtctatgggtgatgattaccacttaccatcagatggctcatatgctcgtccgccaagctattccataaaataaaaaataaaaaaaaataaaaatatatcaaaattcaaTAATCTTTATTGTACTCTTAAATATGCAATCATGTATATCTGTCACACGTTGTcggagattattttttttaagttttcttttaGCAATCCAATTTCATATGCTATAATATAACCAGTtgacaaattatacatatattaaatactcgCTGCTAGCGAGACGGCTATCGCTCTTATTAATACGTCAGTCTTTCCATTACATTTTACTTATCTAATTTACGGTTACAACAACAtgaaatcttataaatatatcatacattAAGCAATAAATTGGTTTTGAATAAGATATAGATAGGAAACTCGTTGAAAATCACGTTACAATATAGCATCCATccatatttgtgttttaataaagAACGCGATACATAGCGATAGCGGTACGAACATTCCAAATGGGACCGTTGGTTTAGGCAACTGTGATAATTACtcctaaaataatatacctactttataattagttactgtataaaataCAAGAATTGTCATACTTTCGTTGTAATTAATAGCCTGAGATCTAAGCCATGAACCCTGTACCAGCTCCTATTGATGACAAGCCTACCGCTGATTTATCTGAGTCGccgtcatattatatttaacacttaATTAGTTGAGCTGTGCCAACTAATTAAGGGTGACAGCATcgcatgaaatatttttttgaaacttTGTATGAGTCGCTTTCTGCTAACCCATTACGATTTTGATAACACTTTATCCTGCATTAGCTGAGCTAAATTTTCTGCATGGAGCTGTAAGCATTTCACGACACGGTTTGTAtgttatacagggttattggtaaatTGTGTTATTGCAACTTCAAAATTTCAGTTCAAATTCAACTTCAAAGTATCagttaaaatctatttttttcttttgttttataaaaacgattaaaaactGGATATTTGTCGATATttgaacaataattatcggtccaaactTTCCTTTCAGAgacttcttcgtgaggataatagtaaggatagaatcctgcattattcattGTCGAACATGCTGTGTGCACataaagttgcatttttgacaaatttgaaaaaagctaaaaaacgtgataactcaaaaatggtttacttttggatgcatatgggggttaaaattattgcaaatcgTCACCCCTATcgcctcctaacggatatacgtcgagttaccaataaccctgtatatagtgTCAAAGAATTTATATTCGCTAAAGATAGGCAGTGATAGGTATCATCTATGATCATCTTAGATACATGATTCGCCAAGTATTGacgttgaaatattttgttcttgttctccataattttagaatttcttCTTACATTGCAGTTGTTGATGAATTTAGTCTCAAGACTTTagatttaatacaaaaactatTAACTTTAAGGACAGCATCAAGTCGGATAAACTCTTAGATTTTGAATATCTAACTGTAAGAGTTGTGAATCATGGGccggaaatatttaattagctaCGATACACGGACGCTCAATGTCTGAACTTTGTCCTGTAGAGATGACATAGTCTGATGACTAAGTCTTTCGGAATGACCTATCCAAATCGAACAATATCTGTTAGGGTTTCAATTGACGAACCCAATTTtactaacatatttataaaaactataagaCATTAATTTGatgtatactatacatataataaaattggaatgtatatttgtaatataaaaatagccctttttaaccgacttcaaaaaaaggaggaggttctcaattcgtcggggccttttttttatgtatgttaccgaattactcgaagatggctgggccgattttgacaattctttttttgtttgaaagggcatgttttacaggtggtcccattgtcaggagatcaggatctgatgatgggatcctggagaaatcgagggaactcctcaaattttataggcacacctatagtgatttcggttttattcaaagtgccttggtcatatgctcacgaaaagtgacatttgatgaagtggaactgatgatgaagaccacaactagtaatcagaacctattagtaagtaactattttacgggattagttctatttctttaagatagtta
Coding sequences within it:
- the LOC124539419 gene encoding uncharacterized protein LOC124539419, producing MELIKTAPIFLLIVSSLAQYDSYEGYEGYHHKQLVHHEPLDEHHSEEYDVDYHAHPKYSFDYSVKDPHTGDDKEHWETRDGDKVKGSYTVVETDGTKRIVEYEADDKNGFNAIVHKIGTPHKEHEEYIAKPNYEEYKIQQEYEEYKPKPVYEGYSHDDYQQLDGGFVPIVGNYEH